One part of the Spiribacter salinus M19-40 genome encodes these proteins:
- a CDS encoding cryptochrome/deoxyribodipyrimidine photo-lyase family protein codes for MAVQLVWFKRDLRVADHAPLAAAAAAGPVLPVYVIEPGYWQQPDTAARHWAFIRESLVELDQRLVELGLALQILEGELPAVFARLHAEHGIAVIHTHEETGNAWTYARDRAVATWCRQTGVALHETPQFGVVRGLRNRDEWLGHWERRMKAPQVQMPASVVAAPDVTLQVRYAAPALPEALGQDQTPCPGRQAGGRNAGLDLMASFLAERGETYRQGMSSPMTAEQVCSRLSAHIAYGTVSLREIVQTHRQRWLEAKAAAPRSYWSQSLKSFESRLHWHCHFIQKLEDEPSIEWRNLHRGYDGLRDEDRVDPRRYTAWAQGETGLPFVDACMRQLAHDGWINFRMRAMLVAFSSYHLWLHWREPAQHLARLFTDYEPGIHYCQFQMQSGTTGINTLRIYNPVKQSRDQDPDGAYIRRWIPALAAVPADWIHEPWRLPTGLQQRYGVKLGTDYPWPVVDHEQAAREARDKIKAHRASRHLGRESARIRRQHASRTPSPERPRRKAKPDSRQGELDL; via the coding sequence ATGGCGGTGCAGCTGGTTTGGTTTAAGCGCGACCTGCGTGTGGCCGACCACGCCCCGCTGGCAGCGGCTGCGGCGGCTGGCCCTGTGTTACCGGTCTATGTGATTGAACCGGGCTACTGGCAGCAGCCTGACACGGCAGCCCGGCACTGGGCGTTCATTCGCGAGAGCCTCGTTGAGCTTGATCAGCGACTGGTTGAGCTTGGGCTCGCCTTACAGATCCTGGAGGGTGAGCTGCCAGCGGTGTTTGCTCGCCTCCACGCAGAGCACGGGATCGCGGTCATCCACACCCACGAGGAAACGGGGAACGCCTGGACTTACGCGCGGGATCGCGCGGTGGCGACTTGGTGTCGACAAACCGGCGTGGCATTGCATGAGACACCGCAGTTCGGCGTTGTCCGAGGCCTGCGCAACCGCGATGAATGGCTGGGGCATTGGGAGCGCCGGATGAAAGCGCCTCAGGTGCAGATGCCGGCGTCGGTCGTCGCGGCACCTGATGTGACCCTGCAGGTGAGATATGCGGCACCGGCGCTCCCCGAGGCGCTGGGTCAGGATCAAACCCCCTGTCCGGGGCGTCAGGCAGGCGGGCGCAACGCCGGCCTCGATTTGATGGCCAGTTTTCTGGCCGAGCGGGGGGAGACCTATCGCCAGGGCATGTCGAGCCCGATGACCGCCGAGCAGGTCTGCTCGCGGCTCTCGGCGCATATCGCCTATGGCACGGTGTCGCTCAGGGAAATCGTTCAGACGCATCGGCAGCGCTGGCTTGAGGCCAAAGCAGCGGCGCCGCGCTCCTACTGGTCGCAGTCGTTGAAGTCGTTCGAGTCACGTCTTCACTGGCATTGCCACTTCATCCAGAAGCTGGAAGACGAGCCGAGTATCGAGTGGCGCAACCTTCACCGTGGGTATGACGGCCTGCGCGACGAGGATCGCGTTGACCCGAGGCGCTACACCGCCTGGGCACAGGGCGAGACGGGCCTCCCCTTCGTGGATGCCTGTATGCGTCAGCTAGCGCACGACGGATGGATCAACTTTCGGATGCGGGCCATGCTGGTCGCGTTCTCGAGCTATCACCTGTGGCTGCATTGGCGTGAGCCCGCGCAGCATCTCGCGCGTCTCTTTACAGATTATGAGCCTGGGATTCACTACTGCCAGTTTCAGATGCAGTCAGGTACCACCGGGATCAACACGCTGCGGATCTATAACCCCGTCAAACAGTCGCGGGATCAGGACCCGGATGGTGCCTATATTCGTCGTTGGATACCGGCATTAGCTGCGGTACCGGCCGACTGGATTCATGAGCCCTGGCGCCTGCCGACAGGGCTCCAGCAGCGCTATGGCGTTAAGCTCGGTACCGACTATCCCTGGCCTGTGGTGGACCACGAGCAGGCGGCGCGCGAGGCGCGGGACAAGATCAAGGCCCACCGAGCGAGCCGCCATCTGGGCCGGGAGTCCGCCCGCATTCGCCGTCAGCACGCCAGCCGAACGCCCAGTCCCGAGCGCCCCCGGCGCAAGGCAAAACCCGACAGCCGCCAGGGCGAGCTGGATCTCTAG
- a CDS encoding porin, with protein sequence MTMKNVSKLALFVAAGMVSAGVQAADFEVDDRTTVTLGGEVVLNYITEDATDGSDETQFTDDGSIVVFGGSRDLGNGVTGYIETEFEYNTLGDGDGDFTRDATVLGFAGDFGEIQIGDSDNVFEDLISDSVDPFENASLAQVSRTEEDNMVTYYSPDMGNFSFRLQSRIADETTTANQTGTELSLIAAAQFTAGNLSLSAGYDDRGSVDAETGNAFESEDEVIGVAAVFGLTDAVELSARYAEQSDKDGSDSDGTAVAINYDYGMGSLYGAFQDFSVDAGEDGSQMAFGANYDVADGLMIFAEYGDFDDVGGADSLAVAGLVFEY encoded by the coding sequence ATGACCATGAAAAACGTTTCCAAGCTGGCCCTGTTTGTGGCCGCCGGAATGGTGTCTGCTGGTGTGCAGGCTGCCGATTTTGAAGTTGATGACCGCACGACCGTGACGCTTGGTGGCGAAGTGGTGCTGAACTACATCACCGAGGACGCTACGGACGGATCCGACGAGACACAGTTCACCGACGATGGCTCCATCGTTGTCTTCGGCGGCTCGCGCGATCTGGGTAATGGCGTCACCGGTTACATCGAGACCGAGTTCGAGTACAACACCCTGGGCGACGGCGACGGCGACTTTACGCGCGACGCCACTGTTCTCGGCTTCGCCGGTGATTTCGGCGAGATCCAGATCGGCGATAGCGACAACGTCTTCGAAGACCTGATCTCCGACAGCGTTGATCCGTTTGAGAACGCCTCGCTGGCGCAGGTCAGCCGGACCGAAGAAGACAACATGGTCACCTACTACAGCCCGGACATGGGAAATTTCTCGTTCCGGCTGCAGAGCCGCATCGCAGACGAGACCACCACGGCAAACCAGACGGGCACTGAGCTCAGCCTTATTGCCGCGGCGCAGTTCACTGCAGGCAACCTGTCTTTGAGTGCGGGCTATGATGATCGCGGCTCGGTAGACGCCGAAACGGGGAACGCCTTTGAGTCCGAGGACGAGGTAATTGGCGTTGCTGCGGTGTTCGGTCTGACCGACGCTGTCGAGCTGTCGGCACGTTATGCTGAGCAGAGCGACAAGGACGGTAGCGACAGCGACGGCACGGCCGTTGCCATCAACTATGACTATGGTATGGGTTCGCTCTACGGCGCGTTCCAGGACTTCTCCGTCGATGCTGGTGAGGATGGCTCACAGATGGCCTTTGGCGCGAATTACGACGTGGCTGACGGCCTGATGATCTTCGCTGAGTATGGCGACTTTGATGATGTTGGTGGAGCCGACTCCCTCGCGGTTGCTGGTCTCGTCTTCGAGTACTAA
- a CDS encoding thioredoxin domain-containing protein, with product MDPAAIETNRLAQTTSPYLRQHADNPVHWQPWDEAALSAARVLDRPILLSIGYAACHWCHVMAHESFEDPAIAAQMNQDFINIKVDREERPDLDRIYQMAHQLLAEQGGGWPLTVFLTPEQVPFFTGTYFPKTEQAGMPGFADVMARVTEVWQTRRDEIIEQNARMQRVLQRLASTSGAALPGPEALDAARTQVASRFDPAFGGFGEAPKFPQPTALERMLRHYARSQRQGEVDRGALHMACHTLRRMALGGLYDQIGGGFARYSVDREWTIPHFEKMLSDNALLIRVATDAHRATGDKFFRRVARETGEWVLREMILAEGGFASSLDADTRDGEGAFYLWTPAQMHAVLTPAEAELAILRLGLDEAPNFEGQWHPQVHMTFSELAKRLKTPREQLVERWQSAQAKLLAARNQRERPALDDKALTAWNALMIQALARAGHFLGIPAFIDAAERAEAFIHAHLWRHGRCLASWRAGVADLPGYLDDHAFMLAALIELQQVRWSAARQDWASALGDVLLAQFEDTEHGGFFFTAADHEPLIQRPRSFTDDALPAGNAVAALSLNRLGHWLGDNRYIDAARRTVIAASDGIEDSAGAHCALLDALEEIIDPPKIITLRLDATDHETLSDWRATAEGGYHPQRIVFTPPAGSAVAGAPATGTGAWVCYDHACLPRASTPAELADCLNRA from the coding sequence ATGGATCCCGCGGCCATTGAGACCAACCGGCTGGCGCAAACGACCAGCCCCTACCTGCGCCAGCATGCCGACAACCCGGTGCACTGGCAGCCGTGGGATGAGGCCGCGCTGTCCGCAGCACGCGTGCTCGATCGCCCGATCCTGTTGTCGATTGGCTATGCCGCCTGCCACTGGTGCCACGTGATGGCGCACGAGTCCTTCGAGGACCCGGCGATCGCCGCGCAAATGAACCAGGACTTCATCAACATCAAGGTCGACCGGGAAGAGCGCCCTGACCTCGATCGCATCTACCAAATGGCACACCAGCTGCTGGCTGAGCAAGGCGGCGGTTGGCCCCTGACGGTGTTCCTGACTCCGGAGCAGGTGCCGTTTTTCACGGGCACCTACTTCCCGAAAACGGAGCAGGCCGGCATGCCGGGGTTTGCCGATGTCATGGCCCGGGTTACCGAGGTCTGGCAGACGCGCCGAGACGAGATCATTGAGCAGAACGCGCGCATGCAGCGTGTTCTCCAGCGCCTGGCCAGCACCAGCGGGGCCGCGCTACCCGGGCCTGAGGCACTGGATGCCGCCCGCACTCAGGTGGCCAGTCGCTTTGATCCGGCCTTTGGCGGGTTCGGGGAGGCGCCGAAATTCCCGCAGCCAACCGCCCTCGAGCGCATGCTCCGCCACTACGCCCGCAGCCAGCGCCAGGGCGAGGTAGACCGCGGCGCCCTGCACATGGCCTGCCATACGCTCAGACGCATGGCCCTCGGCGGACTCTATGACCAGATCGGCGGGGGGTTCGCGCGCTATTCGGTGGACCGGGAGTGGACCATCCCCCACTTCGAGAAAATGCTGAGCGACAACGCCCTGCTGATCCGGGTAGCGACGGATGCCCATCGCGCCACCGGCGACAAGTTCTTTCGCCGGGTGGCGCGAGAGACCGGCGAGTGGGTCCTGCGCGAAATGATCCTGGCTGAGGGTGGCTTTGCGAGCTCACTGGATGCCGACACCCGCGACGGCGAGGGCGCGTTTTATCTCTGGACGCCCGCGCAGATGCACGCGGTGCTGACACCCGCCGAGGCAGAATTAGCGATTCTGCGCCTGGGCCTCGATGAAGCGCCCAATTTCGAAGGCCAATGGCATCCGCAAGTGCACATGACCTTCTCGGAGCTCGCCAAACGCTTAAAGACCCCGCGGGAGCAACTGGTTGAGCGCTGGCAGTCGGCCCAGGCCAAACTGCTGGCTGCGCGCAACCAGCGTGAGCGGCCTGCGCTCGATGACAAGGCCCTGACTGCCTGGAATGCGCTTATGATCCAGGCACTGGCCCGAGCCGGCCATTTCCTCGGTATCCCGGCATTCATTGACGCGGCCGAACGCGCCGAGGCGTTCATCCACGCGCATCTCTGGCGTCATGGCCGATGCCTGGCGAGCTGGCGAGCGGGCGTAGCCGATCTGCCCGGCTATCTGGATGACCACGCCTTTATGCTGGCGGCACTCATCGAGCTCCAGCAGGTGCGCTGGTCAGCGGCGCGGCAGGATTGGGCCAGCGCTCTGGGCGATGTCCTGCTTGCCCAATTTGAAGACACCGAACACGGCGGCTTTTTCTTTACGGCTGCCGATCACGAGCCGCTCATCCAGCGGCCGCGCAGCTTTACCGATGATGCCCTGCCGGCCGGCAATGCGGTGGCAGCCCTGTCCCTCAACCGCCTCGGTCACTGGCTCGGGGATAACCGCTATATCGACGCCGCCCGGCGGACGGTAATCGCCGCCTCGGACGGCATTGAGGACAGCGCCGGCGCCCACTGCGCGCTACTCGATGCCTTGGAAGAAATCATTGACCCGCCCAAAATTATCACCCTGCGGTTAGACGCAACTGATCATGAAACTCTCTCCGATTGGCGCGCGACGGCCGAAGGGGGCTACCACCCGCAACGGATCGTCTTCACGCCGCCGGCGGGGTCCGCCGTAGCTGGTGCACCCGCCACCGGCACCGGCGCCTGGGTGTGTTACGACCACGCCTGCCTCCCCAGGGCCTCCACGCCGGCCGAGCTCGCTGACTGCCTGAATCGCGCATGA
- the ampD gene encoding 1,6-anhydro-N-acetylmuramyl-L-alanine amidase AmpD — protein MQVNRSTGRLEGASYLASPNCNARPAGCEPELVVIHGISVPAGHFGDGHVEGLFTNELDTDSDERLAHLSGVQVSAHLLIHRDGHITQFVPFNQRAWHAGESSFNQRANCNDFSIGIELEGTDMTTYAGVQYDVLEPVLRALREAYPEIGDDRVVGHCHIAPGRKSDPGPRFDWGRLQRSLGILQPVTQPRVSTR, from the coding sequence ATGCAGGTGAATCGGTCAACGGGACGGCTTGAGGGCGCCTCGTATCTTGCCTCGCCTAACTGTAATGCCAGGCCCGCTGGGTGCGAACCCGAGCTGGTGGTCATCCACGGGATCAGCGTGCCGGCGGGCCACTTTGGCGACGGGCATGTTGAAGGGCTTTTCACCAATGAGCTGGACACAGACAGCGACGAGCGCCTTGCCCATCTTTCCGGCGTGCAAGTCTCGGCGCATCTTCTCATTCATCGAGACGGTCACATCACCCAGTTCGTGCCCTTCAACCAGCGCGCCTGGCATGCCGGTGAGTCGAGCTTTAACCAGCGCGCCAACTGCAATGACTTTTCCATCGGCATTGAGCTGGAGGGGACGGATATGACGACCTACGCAGGTGTGCAGTACGACGTGCTTGAGCCGGTACTTCGTGCGCTGCGTGAAGCCTACCCTGAGATCGGCGATGACCGGGTGGTCGGGCACTGTCATATCGCGCCTGGCCGCAAGAGCGACCCCGGCCCGCGGTTCGACTGGGGACGTTTGCAGCGAAGTTTGGGTATCCTTCAGCCCGTCACTCAGCCACGGGTATCGACAAGATGA
- the ampE gene encoding regulatory signaling modulator protein AmpE, whose protein sequence is MTLLALIIALLINGQLSAGGWRSARGFNRYADWLRQRLMPMRLWNHAGGLALLLVPFVVLLGVLQLLIGHWLFGAVGLVLGVVALCFAFGGGEPLETEVASFTAAWRRGDEAEAQSALNALAGTAIAPVAMEQMPEVAATHLLRRGRTRLFAPIFWFVLLGPVGAVGYRLVVLARAFGDCQDNAGPGYCQRAEQLVALLDWVPDRLMAAALALGGHFSAAAQAWEQSAGTADGDRLSQAGLGALGLPPADEAVTRDLTAEAVDDAHALLRRALYIWLAVLAAGVLLGAL, encoded by the coding sequence ATGACACTGCTCGCCCTGATTATTGCGCTGCTCATCAACGGGCAGCTGTCAGCCGGTGGATGGCGCAGCGCAAGGGGCTTTAATCGTTACGCCGACTGGCTGCGCCAACGCCTCATGCCCATGCGGCTGTGGAACCATGCCGGTGGCCTTGCCCTGTTGCTGGTGCCGTTTGTGGTACTGCTCGGCGTTTTGCAGTTGCTGATTGGCCATTGGCTGTTTGGGGCTGTCGGGCTAGTGCTAGGCGTGGTCGCGCTGTGTTTCGCGTTTGGCGGTGGGGAGCCGCTGGAAACCGAGGTGGCCAGCTTTACGGCGGCCTGGCGACGCGGGGACGAGGCCGAGGCACAGTCGGCGTTGAACGCGCTGGCCGGGACGGCGATTGCGCCGGTGGCCATGGAGCAGATGCCGGAAGTGGCTGCGACTCACCTGTTGCGGCGAGGCCGGACCCGGCTTTTTGCCCCGATTTTCTGGTTTGTGTTGCTGGGCCCTGTGGGCGCCGTCGGTTATCGACTGGTGGTGCTCGCCCGGGCCTTTGGCGACTGTCAGGACAACGCCGGTCCCGGGTACTGCCAGCGGGCTGAGCAGCTTGTGGCACTGCTTGACTGGGTGCCGGATCGGTTGATGGCCGCTGCCCTCGCGCTGGGGGGGCATTTCAGCGCCGCGGCCCAGGCCTGGGAGCAATCAGCGGGCACAGCTGATGGTGATCGGCTCTCACAAGCGGGTCTGGGGGCTTTGGGTCTGCCGCCTGCCGACGAGGCGGTCACACGTGATTTAACCGCTGAGGCGGTGGATGACGCGCATGCCCTGTTGCGCCGGGCGCTTTATATCTG